The nucleotide window GCGGTGTTCATTGTTAACATTGAAAAAGATGTTACCCCTTCTCATCTAAGGAGCAACGGGTTTACGGATGCAAGGGAACAAATCATTGTATACCCGCCTCTGCATTTAAATCTGTTTCTCATGTTTGCGGCAAATTTCGGGGGACCGAATTATCCGGAAGCTTTAAAATTTTTGTCCCACACCATCCGCTTTTTTCAGAACAATCCTGTCTTTACCCGCCAGAATTCTCCCGACCTTGATCCGAGAATAGATAAAATGATTCTGAATATTGAGAATCTGGATATGAAGGATCTGAGCAGTCTCTGGAACATCATAAGCGGTAAATACCTGCCTTCTGTCCTTTACCGGGTAAAGATGCTCACTTTTGAATCCGAGGATGTAAAAGCAAAAGTTTGGTCGGCATCTGATCCAACAACCTCTGTAAATACCTTATAGTGCAGGTTTATGTCAGCATATAAATTATTATTCAGAATTCTGGTAAAGCACGAATATTATTCAGGATCGCCTGCTGGTGATCTTGAATTTTTGCCCACCTCTGCTTGTGAAAAAATAATGAACAATTCTGGGACGTCTAAATCTTCCTGTTTAGTTTGCTCATAATTTGGCCCTCCATTGAACCTGCTTGAGTTGCAGGTAATCTATCCACCTGTAACTCATGCATTTCAACACGCTGATCGCACATACGTTTTCGATCAATAATGACCAGGCAAGCCATTCTCAAGCGATTACAGATCTGATTTGAGACGTGACGTCTGAATTATTTGTATTGTCTGGGATAGATTTCATGTGACCAATAAATTTTCCACAACTCGCTGTAATATCAATTATATTTTCTGTTTTTTCACCGTTTTTAGGTACCGGCAAAAGAGATAAATAGCATCTCTTTTCAGAAGAAAAAACCGCTGTCATACTTCCGGGGTTCGGTAAAATTTCCCGGCGTTGCCGGGTTAAAGACAACAGTTTTTTTTCAATTTCCTGTTGTTCCTTTACAGTCACTCTCATGACCATCTTTGCTGCGTCTTCAGGTAAGGTTCCACAAAAAGCTGGCAAGCGCAGTGCGATTCTGTTGGCGTCTTTTACTTCGCCGACGCCATGGGTTTTACCAAGGCCAAACAGGGATTCAATATTATCGGAACAAATGGGCATCCCGATATTGTTCAATCCCAATGATGATGCGACGATCAGTTGATTTTCCATCCAGGTCATAAAGCCGATAGATACCTGAGATCTCTGGGGAATAGATTGTAACATCGCTTTGCACTCTTTGTATGTCTCGAAATTCAGCCCTCGATGTTTAAGGATTTTCTGGCTTTCTAAAAGCGGACGGGCATCACGGAGGAATCGCTTGATAAACGGCCTGTGTTCAGAAAGCTTACCGATGGAATTTCTAAGCTTTGCAATGACAGATCCCTCTGATGTTCGCCCTCGTGGGGAGTGTTGAAGAATCATTTCAGCCCATTTCACCAGTCGATGAATATTCATGAATCGGGCTTTTGTCGATACTTTTGGAGGAACCAGACAGCCAAGATCCGTCTGTTTCATTTTTTTTGAGGCTTGACCGCATGCAGAGATAAAGCCATCATAAGAAGGATGCCTATTGTATTCTTTTTTCAGCAGATTGGCAACGACATGAGAGACATCATCGATGGAATGACTATACAGCCCTCTTTCCTTCAGAAGTCTGACACCTTTTTTCAAATCCAATCCACCGTCTTTTAAATATGCCGCAGGCTTTCCCGTAATATGGATCACCTGTTGTAAAAAATCCGCAATGGATTTTCCAGTCCATGAGGAAGCCACAGAAATGGCAACACAATTTATGTTTTTAAGGGCAGGCGCGCTCTCATTGGTGGCATGATGATTGATGTTAAGTTCGAGAACAGCAAGAATTTTACCGACACCCAAGGCGATAGAAGTATCTATGATCCAGATGGCACCGTTTACAAATTTGTTTTTCTCAAAAGAAACTGAAGGCAGACCACTGTAAGTCCAAATTTTTGACAATGAATAGCGAGTGAGCCAGTTGATGATCGTTTGAGGGCAAGGAACTTTGCCGTCAATTCCAAAATATGGGGCTAATACGCCAAGCACCCTGGATATGGCTCTGAATCCAATACGACCGATCAGGAATAGGCTCAATGAAATATAAATCAGCAATTCTTTCTTTTCCTTGGCAGGCAAGGTGGCTTTTTTGCGCTCTTCAACCAGCTGCTGCCTGGTCTTTCGAAATTGAAACTTGTATTTGTCTCGATCGTTTCTAATGCGTTTCAGTTCAGCTTTTTGATA belongs to Desulfobacula toluolica Tol2 and includes:
- a CDS encoding DUF4255 domain-containing protein — protein: MIHSAVSHITLELNQYLGRTFSLNEDIALMSNITEQDGSVAVNANNKIAVFIVNIEKDVTPSHLRSNGFTDAREQIIVYPPLHLNLFLMFAANFGGPNYPEALKFLSHTIRFFQNNPVFTRQNSPDLDPRIDKMILNIENLDMKDLSSLWNIISGKYLPSVLYRVKMLTFESEDVKAKVWSASDPTTSVNTL